The sequence below is a genomic window from Dermacentor albipictus isolate Rhodes 1998 colony chromosome 2, USDA_Dalb.pri_finalv2, whole genome shotgun sequence.
CCACAGTTCCGCTGCCGTCGGTGTCGATCTCGGCGATCATCTCGTCCAGCTCGTCCTCGGTGAGCGCGTCGTCCAGGGCGCGCAGGATCTCGCGCAGGTCGGACACGTTGATGTAGCCGTTGCCCGTCTTGTCGTACAGCCGGAAGGCCTCGCGCAGCTCCTCCTGCATGGCCTCCGTGTCCTCCTCCACCAGGAAGCGCGCGGCCAGCGCCACGAACTCCTCGAACTCCAGCTCGCCGGAGCCtgcgggggaaggggggaggagaGACCCGTCTCGTTGAACGCGTTCTGTACAACCGACAACCgacagtttttatgcgaagcatattactagagctcaacccagctcctcaggcgcggcggtgtcgccttcaataccacgtgacaccgtgacgtcacgacaaaggagaaacggggctccaactcgcgccgtcgctcgcggcgttgccttcaaggctgaccacgtgacaccgtgacgtcacgacagaggagaaacggggctccaactcgcgccgtcgctcgcggcgtcgcggcggtatataagcagctgcgcttgcctctgctagacactcacgaggtgagatgcctcctggagacagagctgctcattggaatgagaagcgaaggttgcggcatgc
It includes:
- the LOC135899833 gene encoding troponin C — encoded protein: MDDLTKEQVQMLRKAFDMFDRDKKGYVHTNMVSAILRTLGQTFEEKDLKDLISEIDQDGSGELEFEEFVALAARFLVEEDTEAMQEELREAFRLYDKTGNGYINVSDLREILRALDDALTEDELDEMIAEIDTDGSGTVDFDEFMEMMTGD